A window of Tetrapisispora phaffii CBS 4417 chromosome 9, complete genome contains these coding sequences:
- the COX7 gene encoding cytochrome c oxidase subunit VII (similar to Saccharomyces cerevisiae COX7 (YMR256C); ancestral locus Anc_8.807): MASPQRIIELQKIFQKSTKPLWMRHPRSAFYLYPFWGLFTVAVVAPCLYIPNAILGIKPKRAE; encoded by the coding sequence ATGGCCAGTCCTCAAAGAATTATCGAATTACagaaaatattccaaaaatCTACCAAACCACTATGGATGAGACATCCTAGATCTGCTTTCTATTTGTATCCATTCTGGGGTTTATTTACTGTTGCAGTCGTTGCCCCATGTCTATATATCCCTAACGCTATCTTAGGTATTAAACCAAAGAGAGCCGAATAA
- the PET111 gene encoding Pet111p (similar to Saccharomyces cerevisiae PET111 (YMR257C); ancestral locus Anc_8.809), whose translation MIKVKQLLLPTSRIPEFYFGISRKSICEVHYRSFCNTEITSIKLDQEQNKTNSSAHNPERSTQNLSKFNEVPNALLQMSYDMHHSTTKNNNTIQENNESRLISEVVFKEKWKLKFIEADPMTIKNILVMIRSNECIFSISQMLLLVKCLETYNKEYHIYVLARAYLKLLPNLRDDSNEFHGLLVHFLRTASKLGDYRLCEELFSLYIKLPIIDPKIIRIGLQAFIKNDNFDLAKEFYIQVLNNPETFPMFVDDLYSYLLDLFQYKDYEAMDYAYKLWLLKKCSIKIESKFDPNRNVLSLMHKTYMKSSRSELLDEFLKDAFVKRQKYIDSTEFKLIEFYNKLHQDHLSEPVNIEELHTNIDNFINLIGEDREILRGFYLSVLDILITKKNIQTIQYLTTKIHTNLDIAFDTEFLVLGAKYFVRTGSVQNLVDYYTHLMVNKHQNVNNNERVQLNQELFLQFRDCLVNKYPFLVREITNELRIFTKDRKLLNELYWLKNVDKNLSRISKKQALGGTEYQISYLNDIDYYRYDTFCNQLKLLDLKHTEETLNDIIRGRTRPSLELCYLMLQDSLNMKLPRIINLLHNYLRDAYKQLPIKFDILWLKQNIKESEALGYYHNRGGGRFGVIEEIKVREIVNKYKGNLTIFDYLKLAHIAINNNSFKIVPSLLESSYLLLNKDDSKNWYYFYLASLKYTAREYNYKNFLFLLKNWNNNEQADYLTNGCIRQLKSFTKIFIKRMDKIEDYDKNIMDKIDNEVEILKNRYINKKFEGLNDITLATSFLKKWIEHDIDLKFKALERKKANNIQQYTVTKAE comes from the coding sequence atgataaaagTAAAACAATTGCTACTGCCGACATCTCGAATACcagaattttattttggGATCTCGAGAAAGAGCATTTGCGAAGTACATTATAGATCATTTTGTAATACTGAGATAACATCAATTAAACTCGATCAAGAACAAAACAAAACCAATAGTAGTGCGCATAATCCTGAAAGAAGCACTCAAAACTTATCTAAGTTTAATGAAGTACCTAATGCTTTACTCCAAATGTCATACGATATGCATCATTCGACTACTAAGAATAACAACACCATACAAGAGAACAATGAATCTAGACTAATTTCAGAGGTagtatttaaagaaaaatggaAACTGAAATTTATCGAAGCTGATCCCATGAcgattaaaaatattttagttaTGATAAGAAGCAACGAATgcatattttcaatttcacaAATGTTACTGCTAGTAAAATGCCTAGAAACATATAACAAAGAGTATCATATTTATGTCCTAGCAAGAGCATATTTGAAGCTGTTACCAAACTTGAGAGATGACTCAAATGAATTCCATGGCCTTTTGGTACATTTTCTCAGGACCGCAAGTAAACTGGGTGACTATCGATTATGCGAGGAGctgttttcattatatattaaactaCCAATTATAGATCCTAAGATAATTCGAATTGGCTTGCAAGCgtttataaaaaatgataattttgatCTCGCAAAAGAATTTTACATTCAAGTTTTGAACAACCCAGAAACCTTCCCCATGTTCGTCGATGACctttattcttatttattagatttatttcaatacaAGGATTATGAAGCAATGGATTATGCATATAAATTATGGTTACTGAAAAAATGTAGtataaaaattgaaagtAAATTTGACCCTAATAGAAAtgttttatcattaatgCATAAAACTTATATGAAATCGTCGAGATCagaattattagatgaattCTTGAAGGATGCTTTTGTTAAGAGACAAAAGTATATCGATTCTACAGAATTTAAAttgattgaattttatAACAAATTGCATCAAGATCATTTAAGTGAGCCCGTAAACATTGAGGAACTACAtacaaatattgataattttattaatttaattggGGAGGACAGAGAAATCCTTAGAGGCTTTTACTTATCTGTACTGGatatattgataacaaagaaaaatattcaaacaaTACAGTATCTTACAACCAAGATTCACACGAATCTTGACATTGCATTTGATACCGAGTTCCTCGTATTAGGAGCAAAGTATTTTGTCAGGACAGGATCGGTACAAAATTTGGTTGACTATTACACTCATCTTATGGTGAATAAACAtcaaaatgtaaataataatgagaGAGTTCAACTTAACCAAGAATTATTCTTACAATTTAGAGATTGCTTGGTAAACAAATACCCTTTTTTAGTACGGGAAATCACCAATGAATTAAGAATATTCACAAAGGATAGAAAATTGCTTAATGAACTTTATTGGCTAAAGAATGTAGACAAGAACTTAAGTAGAATATCAAAGAAGCAAGCACTTGGAGGTACCGAATATCAAAtatcatatttaaatgatattgacTACTATCGATATGATACTTTTTGTAATCAATTAAAACTTTTAGATTTAAAACATACAGAAGAGACATTAAATGATATCATAAGAGGTAGAACGCGACCATCGCTCGAACTTTGTTACTTAATGTTACAAGATTCACTGAATATGAAACTCCcaagaattattaatctGCTGCATAATTACTTACGAGATGCATACAAACAGCTTCcaataaaatttgatattctGTGGCTAAAGCAGAACATAAAAGAAAGTGAAGCTTTAGGATACTATCATAATAGGGGGGGAGGAAGGTTTGGAGTGAtagaagaaattaaagtCAGAGAAATTgtaaacaaatataaaggTAATTTAACGATTTTTGATTACTTGAAATTAGCCCATATAgctataaataataattctttcaaGATTGTGCCATCTTTGTTAGAGTCAAGTTATTTACTGCTAAACAAGGATGACAGCAAAAAttggtattatttttatttagcATCTCTGAAATATACCGCCAgagaatataattataagaattttctctttcttctaAAAAATTGGAACAATAATGAACAAGCTGATTACTTAACGAATGGTTGCATACGACAATTGAAATCATTtaccaaaatattcataaaGAGAATGGACAAAATAGAAGATTACgacaaaaatattatggataaaatagataatgaagtagaaattttgaaaaatcgatatattaataagaaatttgaaggtttaaatgatataacCTTAGCCAcatcttttttaaaaaaatggatAGAACATGATattgatttgaaatttaaggctcttgaaagaaaaaaggcaaataatattcaacaGTATACCGTAACAAAGGcagaataa
- the PSH1 gene encoding ubiquitin-protein ligase PSH1 (similar to Saccharomyces cerevisiae PSH1 (YOL054W); ancestral locus Anc_8.808) yields the protein MSNTIHAVVHRSSDQCKDQLLIKFIDTLMCSICQDYMFVPMMTACGHNYCYGCLKSWFTSNETTELSCPQCRSSVGSEPNLNSVLQQGMNCLVEVMKQETGDDDSGEKDYSSFFDAIKAAEIEYKADKDDNNLFGSVFSNSALAVVDEDDDGIARCSNCHWELDPDFEEEDGNVCPHCNVRIRNRVTGGNSRSTREDGTRRTREGFDSDEYSDGELDALEDDLQRYQRDSDRVIEEFSAEESADNENSLTSQFNRRFPVPKRGRDLFNDEAEEASSDEDDSDKDDNENDEDEIVTGYRKKRSIHHSSDVEQEDGRPNKEEELPHQPGVDGEEEIDSDLASFIVNDDGEVSEVTSDDNDILDDFRDEDRTPNDDATDTSSPRRKRFQVILDSDDE from the coding sequence ATGAGCAATACCATTCACGCTGTTGTCCATCGTTCTAGCGATCAATGCAAGGATCAATTgctaataaaatttatagaCACGTTAATGTGCTCAATATGCCAGGATTATATGTTTGTACCGATGATGACTGCTTGTGGTCATAATTATTGTTACGGATGTTTGAAAAGCTGGTTTACAAGTAATGAGACTACCGAGTTATCATGCCCGCAATGTAGATCAAGTGTTGGTTCTGAACCGAATTTAAACTCTGTTCTGCAGCAGGGAATGAACTGTCTTGTTGAAGTTATGAAACAGGAGACTGGTGATGATGATTCTGGTGAAAAAGATTATTCTAGTTTTTTCGATGCTATAAAAGCTGCTGAAATAGAATACAAAGCAGATAAAGATGACAATAATCTTTTTGGTAGTGTATTTTCTAATAGTGCGTTGGCAGTGGtggatgaagatgatgacgGGATTGCACGTTGTAGTAACTGTCACTGGGAACTTGATCCAGATTTTGAAGAGGAGGATGGCAATGTATGCCCGCATTGTAACGTCAGAATAAGAAACAGGGTTACCGGAGGCAACAGTAGAAGTACTCGAGAAGATGGAACACGCCGGACCCGTGAAGGTTTTGATAGCGATGAGTATAGTGACGGAGAATTAGACGCTCTAGAGGATGACTTACAACGTTATCAAAGAGATAGCGACAGGGTTATAGAAGAATTCAGTGCCGAAGAGTCAGCGGACAATGAGAACAGTTTGACCTCACAATTTAACCGTAGATTTCCTGTGCCTAAAAGAGGTCGAGACTTATTCAATGACGAGGCAGAAGAAGCTTCATCTGATGAAGACGATTCCGATAAAGACGATAAcgaaaatgatgaagatgagaTAGTAACCGGATATCGCAAAAAACGTTCCATACATCATTCATCCGACGTAGAACAAGAAGACGGCAGGCCAaacaaagaagaagaactaCCTCACCAACCTGGTGTTGAtggagaagaagaaatcgATTCGGATTTAGCCTCATTTATAGTCAACGACGACGGTGAGGTAAGTGAAGTGACCTCCGATGACAACGATATTCTAGACGACTTTCGGGACGAGGACCGCACTCCCAACGACGATGCCACAGACACATCTTCCCCCAGACGTAAACGATTCCAAGTGATACTCGACAGTGACGACGAATAA
- the RKR1 gene encoding ubiquitin-protein ligase RKR1 (similar to Saccharomyces cerevisiae RKR1 (YMR247C); ancestral locus Anc_8.799), which produces MSFGRGVNAFQKYSNDVGLGHNGVIVSLNYFDGIPDQSLIRSLECNELILIFKYLLKRDEKTKEKALNDLLSHLNSVEEDNSTELRLYFENDIFTLCWSQVYAKMTVSESKNIRTVSHIISIRLITILKKKISKFLPDLIPFVLLGCSDNDSSVSQSCSKELKKCFNDDSKKIVALWTMFQEQILTLIKNIVVIEDAASLSDKSYIDKDLSELRHTRLLTSAMNLLNTFVELNEVKYEKHQIEQELFSDIISEESLWKKVSFKSTNNLKLCEVLLIFLQKLYKSEILFKSSSNLKLIVRILLKALSQISSRNIRNLQTSIGPLLNDLTLLDTYKEGKIWSYDKAENTREKLCTFLTVISENPFPGNFTDMYMFYEQTSKHALLNNDNEWLVIWQKGLKSLVVLGARGRYSVQLYHEFWINYIKFLNSANLKGAEKYKENDLFKTLSTYKELKNQDDLKKNLSCLLSPSLLVNKLKELLEKNQSNDEKTNTIFEENILCLLMVSENNQSILNDLLDYIHDIIISKISSASANIKSLVDIFYFIVRSDIPNISKNIFKVINEIAASVDESNYDYLSNIVIAFSESNYIKAEEDNIDPIMIIEDFFIVANSININPIKIYQTLNGLNKLVLRELAEKSDFILSTLISDYISLYDFDDSIPLLFNLITINNIVLLYENSKRKNKIPEFIALLDQLDKTVIDGLLQSNTFLSETYLKLPSDLSNAIFDLSINSASENCIACSLAQSIKNAAIENVYAKTSDVISNAVSLIQANNIVAEYFFNSDISSLLNNYLVTIDSKLVTISNLGISSHLLNITDNSLDLQKLIKLINYISFVDKLLTKLPDFKDSYQVYLVTLVSEIATDYNCITSLPNDEFYAFNNTIYNSDLSSIDFISCINKLLLDDNTSTDDTPLTMFYADNDNENDLSLYYRSKILYRILENTVDTISTSALSTIVPIIETSVTKLVRSKTTDNISRQYIKCSIILKALEKFHSNQLFNKLRTMLLSELIGVNETDILNKSYRSLILLCDLLNSPDFEESYVPVPLQRLNMAFGSINKLLDSEIIYEQSFSSVRLILLNLFERLICVPSFKDVNFSVAYRLLADSLTMCQLDDTSFLFELRFSCMSLYQKIDNLDINFSNNEYGLEISDSIIELFFINFPQEENNQISKGFYYMLNKAVSKFDVKLLLECFDRFFEFYTTTGTSGNINQVRCIVTILRKLIIEKQKNAIIEFEFEKQKAINEDEDEDADADADADDEELEIRNNLIKDKMEINFGIPDALIKLLNDKMPEDYLEYENRLTYVSYLWNWVLVFCYFKDTSYNLRQLFLDQLRKKNLIEKFFTFISEQLDFHDNEFIQSIESSDVVYYNIGKDGFIPYEGALTRECKTLLVHLLYELFVHVGTYTNVWFLNIKDRSKQSDIDKMVSKHISPILISNELNNVENNISHLTAKDDVLTIRVNKITNEVKASYLIDEQKLEIALKLPSNYPLTNIQVHGISCVGVSDQKWKQWIMSAQRTITNMNGSMVGALELFTRNVNLQFSGFEECAICYSTLHAVDRKLPTKVCPTCNNKFHGSCLYKWFRSSNNNTCPLCRSEIALRR; this is translated from the coding sequence ATGTCATTTGGTCGTGGTGTTAATgcatttcaaaaatattccaaTGATGTTGGATTAGGACATAATGGCGTTATTGTatctttgaattattttgatGGTATTCCAGATCAATCCTTAATTAGGTCTCTAGAATGTAAtgaattgatattaatttttaaatatctaTTGAAAAGAGATGAAAAAACTAAAGAAAAAGCATTAAACGATTTACTCAGTCATTTGAATAGTGTAGAAGAGGATAACTCTACAGAACTCAGACTATactttgaaaatgatatatttactttATGTTGGTCACAAGTATATGCGAAAATGACCGTTAGTGAATCAAAAAACATAAGAACGGTATCTCATATAATATCGATTAGATTAATTActatattgaaaaagaaaatctCTAAATTTTTACCTGATTTAATACCATTTGTGTTATTAGGTTGCTCTGATAATGATTCTAGTGTAAGTCAATCCTGTAGCAAAGAGTTGaaaaaatgtttcaatGATGATTCCAAAAAGATTGTTGCATTATGGACTATGTTCCAAGAACAAATTTTAACTTTGATCAAGAATATTGTTGTCATAGAAGATGCTGCTTCACTATCTGATAAATCATATATCGATAAAGACTTATCTGAATTGAGACATACAAGGTTGCTGACAAGCGCTATGAATTTGCTTAATACATTTGTTGAGCTAAATGAAgtaaaatatgaaaaacaTCAGATCGAACAAGAATTATTTAGTGATATTATCTCTGAAGAAAGTTTATGGAAAAAGGTAAGTTTTAAGTCAACAAATAACTTGAAGTTATGTGAAGTATTACTAatctttcttcaaaaacttTACAAAtctgaaattttattcaaaagctcatcaaatttaaagttAATTGTTAGAATATTACTTAAGGCACTCTCCCAAATCTCTTCACGAAATATAAGAAATTTACAAACCTCAATAGGTCCATTGTTAAATGACTTAACACTATTGGATACCTATAAAGAGGGTAAAATATGGTCATATGATAAAGCAGAAAACACTAGAGAAAAACTTTGCACTTTCTTGACTGTCATATCAGAGAACCCATTTCCTGGTAATTTTACTGATATGTATATGTTTTATGAACAAACTTCGAAGCAtgcattattaaataatgataatgaatgGTTAGTTATATGGCAAAAAGGTTTAAAAAGTTTAGTAGTGCTGGGGGCTCGTGGCAGATACAGTGTACAATTATATCATGAGTTTTGGataaattatatcaaatttCTAAATTCCGCAAATTTAAAAGGAGCTGAGAAATATAAAGAGAATGATTTGTTCAAAACATTAAGCACTTACAAAGAATTAAAGAACCAGGACgatttgaagaagaatctGTCCTGTTTGCTATCTCCAAGCTTATtagtaaataaattaaaagagTTACTCGAAAAAAATCAATCTAACGACGAAAAAACTAATActatatttgaagaaaacatATTGTGCTTATTAATGGTGTCTGAAAATAACCAATCCATTTTAAATGATCTTCTGGATTATATacatgatattattatatcaaaaatatccaGTGCATCTGCCAATATAAAATCACTGgttgatatattttactTTATTGTAAGATCTGATataccaaatatttcaaaaaacatatttaaaGTTATCAACGAAATTGCTGCATCAGTTGATGAATCAAATTATGATTACTTGTCAAATATAGTGATTGCATTTTCAGAAAGTAACTACATAAAGGCTGAAGAAGACAATATCGATCCAATTATGATAATTGAAGacttttttattgttgCGAATTCGATCAATATCAATCCTATAAAGATTTACCAAACTTTAAATggattaaataaattagtttTAAGAGAACTAGCAGAAAAAAGTGACTTTATTTTAAGTACACTTATTAGCGATTACATTTCATTATATGATTTTGATGATTCAATTCCTTTGTTGTTCAATCTAATAACTATAAACAATATCGTTTTGTTATatgaaaattcaaaaaggaaaaataaaattccTGAGTTTATTGCTTTGCTAGATCAATTGGATAAAACGGTAATTGATGGTTTATTACAATCTAATACTTTCTTATCGGAAACATATTTGAAACTTCCTAGTGATTTATCGAATGCTATTTTTGATCTTTCTATAAATAGCGCATCTGAAAATTGTATTGCATGTTCATTAGCTCagtcaataaaaaatgctGCAATTGAGAATGTTTATGCCAAAACCTCTGACGTTATTTCGAATGCAGTTAGTTTAATACAAgctaataatattgtagctgaatatttcttcaactCCGATATTTCAAGTTTGCTTAATAACTATTTGGTGACAATTGATTCTAAACTTGTTACTATCAGTAATCTTGGAATAAGCTCCCATTTGTTAAATATTACTGACAATAGTTTAGATTTACagaaattaattaaattgatAAACTACATCTCCTTTGTCGATAAGTTATTGACTAAGTTACCTGACTTCAAAGACAGTTATCAAGTATATTTGGTTACGTTGGTAAGTGAAATTGCAACAGATTATAATTGCATAACTTCGTTACCTAATGATGAATTCTATGCTTTCAacaatacaatatataatagtgatttatcatcaattgattttatatCATGTATTAACAAATTACTATTGGATGATAACACTTCGACCGATGATACCCCATTAACTATGTTTTACGCTGATAATGATAACGAAAATGACTTGAGTTTATATTATAgatcaaaaattttatacAGGATATTAGAGAACACTGTTGACACAATATCCACTTCTGCATTATCTACTATCGTCCCAATCATTGAAACTTCGGTTACAAAATTGGTAAGAAGTAAGACTACAGATAATATCTCGAGGCAATATATTAAGTgttcaattattttaaaagcTCTTGAGAAATTTCACTCAAACCAACTTTTCAACAAATTGAGAACTATGCTTCTGAGTGAATTAATAGGTGTTAATGAGACTGATATACTTAATAAATCCTATAGAAGCTTGATATTATTGTGTGACTTGTTAAACTCCCCAGATTTTGAAGAGTCGTATGTGCCTGTACCTCTTCAAAGATTAAATATGGCGTTCGGATCCATTAACAAGCTTCTGGATTCCGAAATTATTTATGAACAATCCTTCAGTTCAGTTAggttaatattattaaatctaTTTGAGCGCCTTATTTGTGTCCCCTCCTTCAAAGATGTAAATTTTTCTGTTGCATATAGACTTCTCGCCGATTCATTAACAATGTGTCAACTTGATGATacttcatttttatttgagtTACGTTTCAGCTGTATGTCATTATATCAGAAAATTGACAACCTTGATATCAACTTTTCCAATAATGAATATGGGCTTGAAATTTCAGATtctattattgaattattttttataaatttccCACAGGAAGAGAATAATCAAATCTCTAAAGgattttattatatgttGAATAAAGctgtttcaaaatttgatgtTAAGTTATTATTGGAATGTTTTGATAGGTTCTTCGAATTTTATACGACCACTGGAACATCAGGTAATATCAATCAAGTTAGATGTATCGTTACAATCCTgagaaaattaattatagaGAAGCAAAAAAATGCAATCATTGAATTCGAATTCGAAAAACAGAAAGCTataaatgaagatgaagatgaagatgctGATGCTGATGCTGATgctgatgatgaagaattagaaattagaaataaCTTAATCAAAGATAAGATGGAAATTAATTTTGGTATACCGGATgctttaattaaattattaaacgACAAGATGCCAGAAGATTACTTAGAATATGAAAATAGGTTAACTTATGTGTCATATCTATGGAACTGGGTATTAGTATTTTGTTACTTTAAGGATACATCATATAATTTACGCCAATTATTCTTAGATCAattaagaaagaaaaatctAATTGAAAAGTTCTTCACATTCATCTCTGAGCAACTTGATTTCCATGATAACGAGTTTATCCAAAGCATTGAATCTAGTGATGtagtttattataatattggAAAGGATGGGTTTATTCCTTATGAGGGGGCTTTGACGCGTGAGTGTAAAACTTTACTAGTTCATTTGttatatgaattatttgttcATGTTGGAACATATACTAACGTTTGGTTCttgaatattaaagataGATCAAAACAAAgtgatattgataaaatggTTTCTAAGCACATCTCGCCAATTTTAATCTCgaatgaattaaataatgttgAAAATAACATATCGCATTTAACTGCAAAAGATGATGTATTGACAATTAGAgtcaataaaattacaaatgAAGTTAAAGCAAGTTACTTAATTGATGAACagaaattagaaattgCCCTTAAATTACCATCAAATTACCCTTTGACAAACATACAAGTTCATGGTATTTCTTGTGTTGGTGTCAGTGACCAGAAGTGGAAGCAATGGATCATGTCGGCCCAACGTACTATCACAAATATGAACGGTTCTATGGTTGGTGCTTTGGAACTGTTCACTAGAAACGttaatttacaattttcAGGGTTCGAGGAATGTGCAATTTGTTATTCTACCTTACATGCGGTTGATAGAAAATTACCAACCAAAGTCTGCCCAACATGTAACAACAAATTCCATGGATCGTGTTTGTATAAGTGGTTTAGATCTTCCAATAATAACACATGTCCATTGTGTCGTTCCGAAATTGCATTGAGAAGATGA
- the AIM39 gene encoding Aim39p (similar to Saccharomyces cerevisiae YOL053W; ancestral locus Anc_8.806): MSQIFRKAHLTAKLGSSWGKNVNIQLHLKVVIAKRVYSIDNGKKNDSKYMFSKPPFTPRNKETDTKHFFTKPRLFETFRFTRKNQGPVNESIANNESETIGQAISQHRKKNRQVISTIILGIFVTIIGYSIGYKVFYRGDDIFIPLYPAPRIRKPSQTDLKKIDVDYIKRLSKIRVIEALSRHNMVKEEYGVPLHGEDNINPPKISDFDLWCEDRDPCLTGIILRRYSPNKSSTHSWYHIPFIFQWRVTHRPIYISRGIGEMLQDLRIGYSKFYEYVSPDNMYGSLKYEYPIQGDDHALSIWFLGELRLCNDTLIVYKGKYHVDVRLQRIDLLRKEKGKLVRYILFEENE; encoded by the coding sequence atgagccaaatatttagaaaagCTCATTTAACAGCTAAGCTAGGGAGTTCATGGGGAAAGAATGTGAATATTCAACTGCACTTGAAAGTTGTAATTGCAAAGAGAGTATATTCAATCGATAATGGTAAAAAGAACGACTCGAAGTATATGTTCAGTAAACCGCCTTTTACTCCAAGGAATAAAGAAACAGATACAAAACATTTCTTTACAAAACCACGGCTCTTTGAAACTTTTAGGTTCACAAGAAAAAACCAAGGACCAGTAAATGAATCAATAGCTAATAATGAATCAGAGACGATAGGACAGGCTATTTCTCAACAtcgaaaaaaaaatagacaAGTTATCTCCACGATCATATTAGGGATATTTGTTACTATAATTGGCTATTCCATAGGGTATAAGGTATTTTATCGAGGAGATGATATATTCATTCCATTGTATCCGGCACCAAGAATAAGAAAACCAAGTCAAActgatttgaaaaaaatagatGTAGATTATATTAAACGGCTATCAAAAATAAGAGTAATAGAAGCTTTGTCAAGGCATAACATGgttaaagaagaatatgGTGTCCCACTTCATGGCGAAGACAACATCAATCCGCCAAAAATATCAGACTTTGATTTATGGTGCGAAGATAGGGATCCCTGTCTTACTGGTATTATCCTAAGACGATACAGTCCAAATAAATCTTCAACTCATTCGTGGTATCATATTCcgtttatttttcaatggaGAGTTACGCACAGACCAATTTATATCTCTAGAGGCATTGGTGAAATGTTACAAGATTTAAGGATAGGGTATTCCAAGTTCTATGAATATGTGTCACCGGATAATATGTATGGTTCCTTAAAATACGAATACCCAATTCAAGGAGATGATCACGCATTGAGTATATGGTTTCTTGGGGAATTACGTTTGTGCAATGACACGCTCATTGTATACAAAGGGAAATACCATGTTGACGTGAGGCTGCAACGAATCGATTTGTTGAGAAAAGAGAAAGGAAAACTGGTGAggtatattttatttgaagaaaacgAATAA